From the Quercus lobata isolate SW786 chromosome 6, ValleyOak3.0 Primary Assembly, whole genome shotgun sequence genome, one window contains:
- the LOC115950622 gene encoding uncharacterized protein At4g15545 isoform X1: MLANESDVGGRGSSLSNYDLPEEVLQILPSDPFEQLDVARKITSIALSTRVSALESESSTLRAKLADKDSLIAQLQSQVESLDASLSDVSDKLAQADLDKERLVKENALLSNTVKKLNRDVSKLEVFRKTLMKSLQEDDENPAGAPEVVANLQSHSSISSTSQIGEDDATFPPPRFPSVRSETSEVGYSFAEDHETDALRPRISHGLLLASQTSTPRLTPPGSPPIFSASVSPTVTSKPVSPRRHSMSFSSSRGLFDDRSSMFSSVHSSHHSSVSSSDTGSQTGRTRVDGKEFFRQVRSRLSYEQFGAFLANVKELNAHKQTKEETLQKADEIFGQENKDLYAIFEGLITRNVH, translated from the exons atGTTAGCGAATGAGTCGGATGTTGGTGGGCGTGGCTCCTCCTTATCAAACTACGATCTTCCCGAGGAGGTCTTGCAAATTCTGCCCTCCGATCCTTTCGAACAGCTCGATGTGGCCCGCAAAATCACATCCATCGCCCTCTCGACACGTGTCTCCGCCCTCGAATCTGAGTCGTCCACTCTCCGCGCCAAGCTCGCCGACAAGGACTCTCTCATCGCCCAACTCCAATCCCAGGTCGAGTCGCTCGACGCCTCCCTCTCCGATGTCTCCGATAAACTCGCCCAAGCCGACCTCGACAAG GAGAGGTTGGTGAAAGAGAACGCTTTGCTTTCAAACACGGTGAAGAAGCTTAACCGAGATGTCTCCAAG TTGGAGGTCTTTAGGAAGACACTCATGAAATCACTTCAAGAGGATGATGAAAATCCT GCAGGAGCTCCAGAGGTTGTTGCTAATTTACAAAGCCATTCAAGTATATCTTCCACATCGCAGATTGGAG AAGATGATGCCACATTTCCACCTCCTAGATTCCCTTCAGTCCGGAGTGAGACGTCTGAAGTAGGATATTCATTTGCAGAGGATCATGAGACAGATG CCTTAAGACCTCGTATATCTCATGGCCTCCTGTTAGCATCCCAAACTAGCACACCTCGGCTTACTCCTCCAGGTTCCCCTCCTATCTTCTCTGCGTCAGTGTCCCCAACAGTAACATCTAAACCTGTATCCCCAAGGCGACATTCAATGTCATTTTCATCATCAAGAGGCCTGTTTGATGATCGGTCTTCAATGTTTTCTTCTGTGCACTCGAGCCATCACAGTTCTGTATCAAGCTCTGACACAGGATCACAAACTG GAAGAACGCGGGTTGATGGGAAAGAGTTCTTCCGCCAAGTAAG GAGCCGTTTGTCTTATGAGCAATTTGGTGCCTTTCTTGCAAATGTTAAGGAATTGAATGCGCACAAGCAAACCAAAGAG GAGACTCTACAGAAGGCTGATGAGATCTTTGGCCAAGAGAACAAGGACCTTTATGCTATATTTGAGGGATTGATTACTCGCAATGTCCACTGA
- the LOC115950622 gene encoding uncharacterized protein At4g15545 isoform X2: MLANESDVGGRGSSLSNYDLPEEVLQILPSDPFEQLDVARKITSIALSTRVSALESESSTLRAKLADKDSLIAQLQSQVESLDASLSDVSDKLAQADLDKERLVKENALLSNTVKKLNRDVSKLEVFRKTLMKSLQEDDENPAGAPEVVANLQSHSSISSTSQIGDDATFPPPRFPSVRSETSEVGYSFAEDHETDALRPRISHGLLLASQTSTPRLTPPGSPPIFSASVSPTVTSKPVSPRRHSMSFSSSRGLFDDRSSMFSSVHSSHHSSVSSSDTGSQTGRTRVDGKEFFRQVRSRLSYEQFGAFLANVKELNAHKQTKEETLQKADEIFGQENKDLYAIFEGLITRNVH, from the exons atGTTAGCGAATGAGTCGGATGTTGGTGGGCGTGGCTCCTCCTTATCAAACTACGATCTTCCCGAGGAGGTCTTGCAAATTCTGCCCTCCGATCCTTTCGAACAGCTCGATGTGGCCCGCAAAATCACATCCATCGCCCTCTCGACACGTGTCTCCGCCCTCGAATCTGAGTCGTCCACTCTCCGCGCCAAGCTCGCCGACAAGGACTCTCTCATCGCCCAACTCCAATCCCAGGTCGAGTCGCTCGACGCCTCCCTCTCCGATGTCTCCGATAAACTCGCCCAAGCCGACCTCGACAAG GAGAGGTTGGTGAAAGAGAACGCTTTGCTTTCAAACACGGTGAAGAAGCTTAACCGAGATGTCTCCAAG TTGGAGGTCTTTAGGAAGACACTCATGAAATCACTTCAAGAGGATGATGAAAATCCT GCAGGAGCTCCAGAGGTTGTTGCTAATTTACAAAGCCATTCAAGTATATCTTCCACATCGCAGATTGGAG ATGATGCCACATTTCCACCTCCTAGATTCCCTTCAGTCCGGAGTGAGACGTCTGAAGTAGGATATTCATTTGCAGAGGATCATGAGACAGATG CCTTAAGACCTCGTATATCTCATGGCCTCCTGTTAGCATCCCAAACTAGCACACCTCGGCTTACTCCTCCAGGTTCCCCTCCTATCTTCTCTGCGTCAGTGTCCCCAACAGTAACATCTAAACCTGTATCCCCAAGGCGACATTCAATGTCATTTTCATCATCAAGAGGCCTGTTTGATGATCGGTCTTCAATGTTTTCTTCTGTGCACTCGAGCCATCACAGTTCTGTATCAAGCTCTGACACAGGATCACAAACTG GAAGAACGCGGGTTGATGGGAAAGAGTTCTTCCGCCAAGTAAG GAGCCGTTTGTCTTATGAGCAATTTGGTGCCTTTCTTGCAAATGTTAAGGAATTGAATGCGCACAAGCAAACCAAAGAG GAGACTCTACAGAAGGCTGATGAGATCTTTGGCCAAGAGAACAAGGACCTTTATGCTATATTTGAGGGATTGATTACTCGCAATGTCCACTGA
- the LOC115950620 gene encoding receptor-like cytosolic serine/threonine-protein kinase RBK2 isoform X1: MANLLAYGFVFHNASFVCENTPEKEKGNLELYESNGSHDIDTENQEWEANTSICRRPRAGFSDSFSSHDMEGGMYESSPRGVLEGSSRSLESDTASPGASTSDSEGNQDPGSSTRWNGFFHMLKKGPNVSFQKWKSVPKLTRRKSKRIREEMVPALRPSIDGELCYFKSCWKNFTLSELEAATNNFSHDNLIGEGGYAEVYKGALEDGQLVAIKRLTRGTQEEMTADFLSELGVIVHVDHPNIAKLIGYGVEGGMHLVLELSPHGSLASILYGPREKLDWGIRHKIALGIAEGLVYLHEGCHRRIIHKDIKASNILLAEDFEPQISDFGLAKWLPDQWTHHTVSNFEGTFGYLPPEYFMHGIVDEKTDVYSYGVLILELITGRKALDSSQQSLVMWAKPLLSKNCILELVDPFLVDAYDSEQMNRMALTASLCIHQSSIHRPQMSEVEKILKGDAHTLASIKQCQQSKFQRTYSGELSDAEEYNSTKYLKDLGRYREIVLGPSNDAQNICVDNNYDFKGA, translated from the exons aTGGCAAATTTACTTGCATATGGTTTTGTTTTCCATAATGCTTCATTTGTTTGTGAAAACACacctgaaaaagaaaagggaaactTGGAATTGTATGAAAG CAATGGTTCTCATGACATTGACACAGAAAATCAAGAATGGGAAGCTAATACTTCTATATGCAGAAGGCCACGAGCTGGGTTCTCTGACTCTTTTTCATCTCATG ACATGGAGGGGGGCATGTATGAGTCCTCTCCAAGAGGAGTTCTTGAGGGCAGCTCAAGAAGCTTAGAATCTGATACAGCTTCTCCCGGGGCCAGTACTTCTGACTCAGAAGGTAACCAAGATCCAGGATCCTCTACACGCTGGAATGGCTTCTTTCATATGTTGAAGAAAGGACCGAATGTGAGCTTTCAGAAATGGAAAAGTGTCCCAAAACTCACTAGGAGGAAAAGCAAAAGAATTAGAGAGGAAATGGTTCCAGCACTCAGGCCTTCTATAGATGGTGAACTTTGCTACTTCAAATCTTGCTGGAAGAATTTCACACTCTCAGAGCTCGAAGCTGCAACCAACAACTTCAGCCATG ATAATTTAATTGGGGAGGGAGGCTATGCTGAAGTTTACAAGGGCGCATTGGAAGATGGGCAGCTGGTTGCAATTAAACGACTGACAAGAGGAACTCAAGAAGAAATGACTGCCGACTTCTTATCTGAGCTTGGGGTTATAGTCCATGTGGATCACCCTAATATTGCTAAATTGATTGGGTATGGGGTTGAAGGGGGGATGCACCttgttcttgaattgtctcCCCATGGGAGTCTAGCATCTATACTTTATG GGCCAAGGGAGAAATTGGATTGGGGAATCAGACATAAGATTGCATTAGGGATTGCTGAGGGCCTTGTTTATCTTCATGAGGGATGTCATAGGAGAATTATCCACAAAGATATCAAGGCTTCTAATATATTGCTTGCAGAGGATTTTGAGCCTCAG ATTTCTGATTTTGGGCTTGCAAAGTGGCTACCCGATCAATGGACTCACCATACTGTATCAAACTTTGAAGGCACATTTGG CTACCTTCCTCCCGAGTACTTCATGCATGGCATtgtagatgagaaaactgatgTCTATTCTTATGGAGTACTAATCTTAGAGCTCATCACTGGACGGAAAGCTCTGGATAGCTCACAGCAAAGCCTCGTGATGTGG GCCAAACCTTTGCTCTCTAAGAACTGTATCTTGGAGCTTGTTGATCCATTTCTTGTGGATGCCTATGACTCAGAACAGATGAATCGTATGGCCTTGACAGCTTCTTTGTGCATCCATCAGTCTTCAATCCATCGTCCTCAAATGAGCGAG GTTGAAAAGATTCTGAAAGGCGATGCCCACACTTTAGCTTCCATAAAACAATGCCAACAATCTAAGTTTCAAAGGACATACTCTGGGGAGCTGTCTGATGCAGAAGAGTATAACTCAACTAAGTATTTAAAAGATCTGGGTCGATATAGGGAGATTGTTTTGGGGCCCAGTAATGATGCTCAAAATATTTGTGTGGACAATAACTATGATTTCAAGGGAGCTTGA
- the LOC115950620 gene encoding receptor-like cytosolic serine/threonine-protein kinase RBK2 isoform X2, with product MEKAGEPSASSCNGSHDIDTENQEWEANTSICRRPRAGFSDSFSSHDMEGGMYESSPRGVLEGSSRSLESDTASPGASTSDSEGNQDPGSSTRWNGFFHMLKKGPNVSFQKWKSVPKLTRRKSKRIREEMVPALRPSIDGELCYFKSCWKNFTLSELEAATNNFSHDNLIGEGGYAEVYKGALEDGQLVAIKRLTRGTQEEMTADFLSELGVIVHVDHPNIAKLIGYGVEGGMHLVLELSPHGSLASILYGPREKLDWGIRHKIALGIAEGLVYLHEGCHRRIIHKDIKASNILLAEDFEPQISDFGLAKWLPDQWTHHTVSNFEGTFGYLPPEYFMHGIVDEKTDVYSYGVLILELITGRKALDSSQQSLVMWAKPLLSKNCILELVDPFLVDAYDSEQMNRMALTASLCIHQSSIHRPQMSEVEKILKGDAHTLASIKQCQQSKFQRTYSGELSDAEEYNSTKYLKDLGRYREIVLGPSNDAQNICVDNNYDFKGA from the exons ATGGAAAAAGCTGGAGAACCTTCTGCTTCTTCATG CAATGGTTCTCATGACATTGACACAGAAAATCAAGAATGGGAAGCTAATACTTCTATATGCAGAAGGCCACGAGCTGGGTTCTCTGACTCTTTTTCATCTCATG ACATGGAGGGGGGCATGTATGAGTCCTCTCCAAGAGGAGTTCTTGAGGGCAGCTCAAGAAGCTTAGAATCTGATACAGCTTCTCCCGGGGCCAGTACTTCTGACTCAGAAGGTAACCAAGATCCAGGATCCTCTACACGCTGGAATGGCTTCTTTCATATGTTGAAGAAAGGACCGAATGTGAGCTTTCAGAAATGGAAAAGTGTCCCAAAACTCACTAGGAGGAAAAGCAAAAGAATTAGAGAGGAAATGGTTCCAGCACTCAGGCCTTCTATAGATGGTGAACTTTGCTACTTCAAATCTTGCTGGAAGAATTTCACACTCTCAGAGCTCGAAGCTGCAACCAACAACTTCAGCCATG ATAATTTAATTGGGGAGGGAGGCTATGCTGAAGTTTACAAGGGCGCATTGGAAGATGGGCAGCTGGTTGCAATTAAACGACTGACAAGAGGAACTCAAGAAGAAATGACTGCCGACTTCTTATCTGAGCTTGGGGTTATAGTCCATGTGGATCACCCTAATATTGCTAAATTGATTGGGTATGGGGTTGAAGGGGGGATGCACCttgttcttgaattgtctcCCCATGGGAGTCTAGCATCTATACTTTATG GGCCAAGGGAGAAATTGGATTGGGGAATCAGACATAAGATTGCATTAGGGATTGCTGAGGGCCTTGTTTATCTTCATGAGGGATGTCATAGGAGAATTATCCACAAAGATATCAAGGCTTCTAATATATTGCTTGCAGAGGATTTTGAGCCTCAG ATTTCTGATTTTGGGCTTGCAAAGTGGCTACCCGATCAATGGACTCACCATACTGTATCAAACTTTGAAGGCACATTTGG CTACCTTCCTCCCGAGTACTTCATGCATGGCATtgtagatgagaaaactgatgTCTATTCTTATGGAGTACTAATCTTAGAGCTCATCACTGGACGGAAAGCTCTGGATAGCTCACAGCAAAGCCTCGTGATGTGG GCCAAACCTTTGCTCTCTAAGAACTGTATCTTGGAGCTTGTTGATCCATTTCTTGTGGATGCCTATGACTCAGAACAGATGAATCGTATGGCCTTGACAGCTTCTTTGTGCATCCATCAGTCTTCAATCCATCGTCCTCAAATGAGCGAG GTTGAAAAGATTCTGAAAGGCGATGCCCACACTTTAGCTTCCATAAAACAATGCCAACAATCTAAGTTTCAAAGGACATACTCTGGGGAGCTGTCTGATGCAGAAGAGTATAACTCAACTAAGTATTTAAAAGATCTGGGTCGATATAGGGAGATTGTTTTGGGGCCCAGTAATGATGCTCAAAATATTTGTGTGGACAATAACTATGATTTCAAGGGAGCTTGA
- the LOC115993911 gene encoding putative pentatricopeptide repeat-containing protein At5g08490 translates to MIHLDFRTWSTIIRNYCVESRHNEALSIFLQNVRCSSGYKPDHQVFAAILKSCTALLAIKLGKVLHGHVVKQGHLSCHSVSKALLNLYAKSGELDDCQRLFGQMGSSDPVNWNIVLSGFSGSRICDAEVMKLFFAMHSSGEAKPNPITIAITLPVCARLLNLYAGKSVHSYVIKSGWETDTLVGNSLVSLYAKCGLVCKDAYAVFTSINHKDVVSWNAIIAGFVENKIMVDALELFRWMLKGPIEPNYATIANILPVCAFLDKDVPYCFGREIHCYVQRRTELLADVSVCNALVSFYLRVGWMEEAESLFRNMISRDLVSWNAIIAGYASHGEWLKALDLFRELLSLEVTGPDSVTVVSILPACAHLQNLHVGKEIHGYILRHPYLCEDTTVGNALVSFYAKCNHVKAAFQTFLMNSERDLISWNSMLDATVGSEYDTQFLGLLNWMLNEGIKPDSITILTIIHFCTSVFRVDKVKETHCYSIKASLLQGDVEPTVGNALLDAYAKCGNIEYAFKIFQSLSEKRNLITCNSMISGYVICGLHDDACKIFNGMSDADLTTWNLMVRAYAENDSPVQALNVLQELQARGMKPDAVTIMSFLPVCAQMSSGHFLKQCHGYAVRACFVDVHLKGTLLDAYAKCGAIKYAYKLFQSSSHKDLVMFTAMVSGYAMHGMGEEALMVFSNMLELCVKPDHVIITAVLSACSHSGLVNEGLKIFNSIENIHGLKPTMEQYACVVDLLARGGKVEDAYSFVARMPIEANATVWGTLLGACRTHHEVELGRLVADRLFEIEADNIGNYVVMSNLYAADARWDGVIEVRKLMRTRDLKKPAGCSWIEVERQENVFIAGDSSHPQRSLIYTTLSTLDQQIKERIHF, encoded by the coding sequence ATGATTCACCTGGATTTTAGAACATGGAGCACCATAATCAGGAACTATTGTGTAGAATCCAGGCACAATGAAGCTTTGTCTATTTTCCTTCAAAATGTACGATGTTCGTCAGGCTACAAACCTGATCACCAAGTCTTTGCAGCCATTCTTAAATCCTGCACTGCCCTCTTGGCTATCaaattggggaaggttcttcATGGTCATGTTGTGAAGCAGGGTCATCTTTCCTGCCACTCTGTGTCTAAAGCATTGCTTAACTTGTACGCCAAAAGTGGTGAGCTTGATGATTGTCAGAGACTTTTTGGTCAGATGGGTAGCTCTGATCCTGTCAATTGGAACATTGTACTGTCTGGATTTTCCGGTTCCCGAATATGTGATGCTGAGGtgatgaaattgttttttgCAATGCACTCAAGTGGCGAGGCTAAACCTAACCCTATCACCATCGCAATCACTCTACCTGTGTGTGCTCGCTTACTGAATTTATATGCAGGGAAGAGTGTGCACTCTTATGTGATTAAATCTGGATGGGAAACAGATACCCTTGTTGGGAATTCGTTGGTATCATTGTATGCCAAATGCGGGCTAGTATGCAAGGATGCATATGCTGTGTTTACTAGCATCAATCACAAAGATGTTGTTTCGTGGAATGCAATTATTGCAGGGTTTGTCGAGAATAAGATCATGGTTGATGCGCTCGAATTGTTCAGATGGATGTTGAAAGGACCAATAGAACCGAATTATGCAACAATTGCAAATATTCTGCCTGTTTGTGCTTTTTTAGATAAGGATGTTCCCTACTGCTTTGGTAGAGAGATACATTGTTATGTACAGCGGCGGACTGAATTGCTAGCAGATGTTTCTGTCTGCAATGCTTTAGTGAGCTTCTACTTAAGAGTTGGATGGATGGAAGAAGCGGAGTCATTGTTCCGGAATATGATATCAAGAGATTTGGTTTCATGGAATGCCATAATCGCAGGATATGCATCACATGGTGAGTGGTTGAAAGCTTTGGACCTGTTTCGTGAATTACTCTCTTTAGAGGTGACTGGGCCAGATTCTGTAACTGTTGTTAGCATTCTTCCTGCTTGTGCACACTTACAAAATCTACATGTGGGGAAAGAGATTCATGGTTATATTCTTCGACATCCTTACCTATGTGAGGATACAACAGTGGGCAATGCCCTAGTTAGTTTCTATGCAAAATGCAACCACGTAAAAGCAGCATTTCAGACATTTTTGATGAATTCTGAGAGAGACTTGATATCATGGAATTCTATGCTAGATGCCACTGTAGGGAGTGAGTATGATACTCAATTTCTGGGCCTATTAAACTGGATGCTCAATGAAGGAATTAAACCTGATTCCATTACTATCTTGACCATAATTCATTTTTGTACTTCTGTATTTAGAGTAGACAAGGTTAAGGAAACACATTGCTATTCAATTAAGGCTAGTTTATTACAAGGTGATGTTGAACCTACCGTTGGAAATGCATTGCTTGATGCATATGCCAAGTGTGGTAACATAGAATATGCATTCAAGATTTTCCAAAGTTTGTCAGAGAAAAGGAATTTGATCACATGCAACTCTATGATCTCAGGATATGTCATTTGTGGATTACATGATGATGCATGTAAGATTTTTAATGGGATGTCTGATGCAGATCTCACCACCTGGAATCTAATGGTTCGAGCTTATGCAGAAAATGATTCTCCTGTTCAAGCTCTCAATGTGCTTCAGGAGTTACAAGCTCGAGGAATGAAGCCTGATGCAGTGACAATCATGAGCTTCCTTCCGGTATGTGCTCAAATGTCCTCAGGTCACTTTCTGAAGCAGTGTCACGGATATGCAGTTAGAGCTTGTTTTGTGGATGTCCACTTGAAGGGAACTTTATTAGATGCATATGCAAAATGTGGTGCTATAAAGTATGCTTATAAGCTTTTTCAGTCAAGCTCCCATAAGGATCTGGTTATGTTTACAGCTATGGTTAGTGGGTATGCCATGCATGGTATGGGAGAGGAAGCACTTATGGTTTTCTCTAATATGCTTGAGTTATGTGTAAAGCCTGATCATGTTATCATCACTGCTGTTTTATCTGCTTGTAGTCATTCTGGCCTTGTAAATGAAGGGTTAAAGATATTCAATTCAATAGAGAATATCCATGGGTTAAAGCCAACAATGGAACAGTATGCCTGTGTGGTGGATCTCCTCGCTCGAGGTGGAAAGGTAGAAGATGCATATTCTTTTGTGGCTAGGATGCCCATTGAAGCTAATGCAACTGTGTGGGGGACACTGCTAGGTGCCTGTAGGACTCATCATGAGGTGGAACTGGGCCGTCTTGTGGCAGATCGTCTTTTTGAAATTGAGGCTGACAATATTGGGAACTATGTGGTGATGTCAAACCTGTATGCAGCAGATGCTAGATGGGATGGGGTCATAGAAGTAAGAAAGCTTATGAGGACTCGAGATCTGAAAAAGCCAGCAGGATGCAGCTGGATTGAAGTGGAGAGGCaggaaaatgtttttattgCTGGGGACTCTTCTCACCCGCAAAGAAGCCTCATATACACTACATTGAGCACATTAGATCAACAGATCAAGGAGCGGATTCATTTTTGA
- the LOC115949732 gene encoding uncharacterized protein LOC115949732: MYKVNYDGAYFVDEEKVGIGVVVQNDLGQVMGSLAEKIEMPSTVEVLEAMAARRAMLFMEELGLRHAVFEGDSVLVVKALVGHCPDRSSIGHIIKDCKSLRGLFQTCSFSHVRRQGNGVAHALVRRARKSFPLSVWMEFVPPNITFLVYVDVTS; the protein is encoded by the coding sequence ATGTATAAGGTGAATTATGATGGTGCTTATTTCGTAGATGAAGAGAAAGTAGGGATTGGTGTTGTGGTGCAGAATGATCTGGGTCAAGTTATGGGCTCACTAgcagaaaaaattgaaatgccGTCGACTGTGGAAGTCCTTGAGGCAATGGCAGCAAGGAGAGCGATGTTATTCATGGAAGAGTTGGGCTTGAGACATGCGGTATTTGAAGGAGACTCGGTGCTTGTGGTAAAAGCACTAGTGGGTCACTGTCCAGACCGGTCTAGTATTGGTCATATTATAAAAGACTGTAAGTCTTTAAGGGGTTTGTTCCAAACTTGTTCTTTCTCTCATGTTAGGCGACAGGGCAACGGAGTTGCTCATGCTTTAGTTAGGAGAGCTAGAAAGTCTTTTCCTTTATCTGTTTGGATGGAATTTGTTCCACCCAACATTACCTTTCTAGTTTATGTTGATGTAACTTCATAA
- the LOC115949731 gene encoding uncharacterized protein LOC115949731 — protein sequence MWSFQIPNKIKHFGWRACTESLPTLANLHQQKVIGSPLCSNCDKASETVHHALWDCDKVLGCWGHRFKKLRSHDQSMGSFVDLVFSARQQEENMELFMVVAWLIWNRRNKMHFNEQHLPPEKILDAATALLIEFHENSVGRLERKLAQTQR from the coding sequence ATGTGGAGCTTTCAAATCCCTAATAAGATAAAACATTTTGGCTGGCGTGCATGCACTGAATCACTCCCAACACTGGCAAACTTGCATCAGCAAAAAGTGATAGGGTCACCGTTATGTAGCAACTGCGACAAAGCAAGTGAAACGGTCCACCACGCTCTTTGGGACTGTGATAAAGTGTTGGGTTGTTGGGGTCACAGGTTCAAGAAATTAAGAAGCCATGATCAGAGTATGGGTTCCTTTGTAGACTTGGTTTTCTCGGCAAGGCAGCAGGAAGAAAATATGGAGTTATTCATGGTTGTCGCGTGGTTAATATGGAACAGACgtaacaaaatgcactttaaCGAGCAGCACCTACCTCCTGAAAAGATCCTTGATGCGGCAACAGCACTGCTCATTGAGTTCCACGAAAATTCAGTTGGCAGACTCGAGAGAAAACTGGCTCAGACACAGCGCTAG